One genomic segment of Deltaproteobacteria bacterium includes these proteins:
- a CDS encoding TlyA family RNA methyltransferase has translation MKGTRLDQRCVELGLTPSREQARALILAGQVLVDEQPVTKAGAAVSATAVVRLRGEALPYVSRGGLKLAAALDHFSLDVAGLVALDVGASTGGFTDCLLQRGARHVIAVDVGYGQLAWKLRQDPRVTCLERVNARHLEAEALRAALRDESAWPPELAVIDVSFISLTLVLPAVERVLGPDRPILALVKPQFEAGRGQVGKGGVVRDETVRQGAIRKVVDWAVAARYTVVGGLDSPWPGPSGNVEHLALFRTPPDTTS, from the coding sequence ATGAAGGGCACGCGCCTCGACCAGCGCTGCGTGGAGCTCGGCCTCACGCCGAGCCGCGAACAGGCGCGCGCGCTGATCCTCGCCGGCCAGGTCCTGGTGGACGAGCAGCCCGTCACCAAGGCCGGCGCCGCGGTCTCGGCGACGGCCGTCGTGCGCCTCCGCGGCGAAGCCCTGCCCTACGTCTCGCGCGGCGGACTGAAGCTGGCCGCCGCCCTCGACCACTTCAGCCTCGACGTGGCGGGGCTCGTGGCGCTGGACGTCGGCGCCTCCACGGGCGGGTTCACCGATTGCCTCCTACAGCGCGGCGCCCGGCACGTGATCGCCGTGGACGTGGGCTACGGCCAGCTGGCCTGGAAGCTGCGCCAGGACCCGCGCGTGACCTGCCTCGAGCGCGTGAACGCCCGCCACCTCGAGGCCGAGGCGCTCCGCGCCGCGCTGCGCGACGAGTCGGCATGGCCCCCCGAGCTGGCGGTGATCGACGTCTCGTTCATCTCGCTGACCCTCGTCCTCCCGGCGGTCGAGCGCGTGCTCGGCCCGGATCGGCCGATCCTCGCGCTGGTGAAACCGCAGTTCGAGGCGGGACGGGGTCAGGTCGGCAAGGGAGGCGTGGTGCGCGACGAGACCGTACGCCAGGGCGCGATCCGGAAAGTCGTGGACTGGGCCGTCGCCGCACGGTACACCGTCGTCGGTGGTCTGGACTCCCCGTGGCCCGGACCCAGCGGCAACGTGGAGCACCTCGCGCTCTTCCGCACGCCGCCCGACACGACGAGCTGA
- a CDS encoding diguanylate cyclase produces the protein MSNDRRQGGGGPGEGAPEPPKPVVPLHPANQTLRLSTDDVSRLRQQHQRRGSLVVIAGTPADVGMHLVVEGEVVIGRDAPGILLRDVGTSRRHAEVRRDGDLYTVRDLGSTNGTRLNDVPLQGVQTLRDGDQILLGQTVIRFNLVDETEATFFSELNRQVGTDHLTGLVSKPRFDAAMAEALRAARAAGGQLAALMMDMDNLKGINDRHGHHVGAGTIRQVGELLSRVLAGRGEACRFGGDEFSAYLPGAGLAQALAVGEEIRAEVAASRFVVDGTTVSATLSIGVAELTPQLTAAEELLRQADAALYRAKAAGRNRVSG, from the coding sequence GTGAGCAACGATCGACGGCAGGGCGGTGGCGGACCGGGCGAAGGCGCCCCGGAGCCGCCCAAGCCCGTCGTGCCCCTGCATCCCGCCAACCAGACCCTGCGGCTCTCGACCGACGACGTGTCTCGGCTTCGCCAGCAGCACCAGCGGCGCGGCTCGCTGGTCGTGATTGCCGGAACCCCCGCCGACGTGGGGATGCACCTGGTGGTGGAGGGGGAGGTGGTCATCGGTCGGGACGCCCCCGGCATCCTCCTGCGGGACGTGGGGACCTCGCGTCGCCACGCCGAGGTGCGACGCGACGGGGACCTCTACACCGTGCGCGACCTGGGCTCGACGAACGGCACCCGGCTGAACGACGTGCCGCTGCAGGGGGTGCAGACCCTGCGCGACGGGGACCAGATCCTCCTCGGTCAGACGGTGATTCGCTTCAACCTGGTGGACGAGACCGAGGCGACCTTCTTCAGCGAGCTGAATCGGCAGGTGGGGACCGACCATCTCACGGGGCTCGTCTCCAAGCCGCGCTTCGACGCGGCGATGGCCGAGGCGCTGCGGGCGGCGCGGGCCGCGGGGGGCCAGCTCGCGGCGCTCATGATGGACATGGACAACCTGAAGGGGATCAACGACCGGCACGGGCACCACGTCGGGGCCGGCACGATCCGCCAGGTGGGCGAGCTCCTCTCGCGCGTGCTCGCGGGGCGGGGGGAGGCCTGCCGCTTCGGGGGCGATGAGTTCTCGGCCTACCTGCCCGGCGCGGGGCTCGCGCAGGCCCTGGCCGTGGGCGAGGAGATCCGGGCCGAGGTGGCGGCCTCCCGCTTCGTGGTGGACGGGACGACCGTCTCGGCCACCCTGAGCATCGGTGTGGCCGAGCTGACCCCCCAGCTCACCGCGGCCGAGGAGCTTTTGCGCCAGGCCGACGCCGCCCTCTACCGCGCCAAGGCAGCCGGCCGGAACCGCGTCTCCGGCTGA
- a CDS encoding UDP-glucose/GDP-mannose dehydrogenase family protein: MRICVVGTGYVGLVAGAGFAEFGSDVICADVDQGKIQRLNDGIIPIYEPGLEPLVRRNVAEGRLRFTTDVAAAVSDVEVIFVAVGTPPKADGSADLSHVWDVARTIGKHATGFTVVVDKSTVPVGTADRVLQLLRENGPGKDFAVVSNPEFLKEGDAIADFMKPDRVVLGCDDERALKLMQYLYSPFVRTKDRILTMDARSAEVTKYACNAMLATRISFMNEMAALCSKVGADVNRVRLGMAWDERIGPKFLFPGVGYGGSCFPKDVKAIISTAEEHGASLNILKSVEAANERQKRLLAELVLAELGGKADGKVVALWGLAFKPQTDDVREAPARTICKLLLDAGATVRLHDPVARQTFAADLPPSNRVIYCDSNYDAALGADALLLVTEWPAYRRPDFRRVKSMMRTPSLYDGRNIWDAEMVRGLGFRYVGIGQK, from the coding sequence ATGAGAATCTGTGTGGTTGGCACTGGGTACGTCGGGCTGGTGGCGGGGGCGGGCTTCGCGGAGTTCGGCAGCGACGTGATCTGCGCGGACGTGGATCAGGGCAAGATCCAGCGGCTGAACGACGGCATCATCCCGATCTACGAGCCGGGGCTCGAGCCGCTCGTGCGTCGCAACGTGGCCGAGGGGCGCCTGCGCTTCACGACCGACGTGGCCGCGGCGGTCTCCGACGTGGAGGTGATCTTCGTCGCCGTCGGGACGCCGCCGAAGGCGGACGGGTCCGCCGACCTCTCGCACGTCTGGGACGTCGCGCGTACCATCGGCAAGCACGCGACGGGGTTCACCGTGGTGGTGGACAAGAGCACGGTGCCCGTCGGGACCGCCGACCGCGTGCTGCAGCTCCTGCGCGAGAACGGCCCCGGCAAGGACTTCGCGGTGGTCTCGAACCCCGAGTTCCTCAAGGAAGGGGACGCCATCGCCGACTTTATGAAGCCCGACCGCGTGGTCCTCGGCTGCGACGACGAGCGCGCGCTGAAGCTCATGCAGTACCTCTACTCGCCCTTCGTGCGCACCAAGGACCGCATCCTGACCATGGACGCGCGGAGCGCCGAGGTGACCAAGTACGCCTGCAACGCGATGCTGGCCACGCGCATCTCGTTCATGAACGAGATGGCCGCGCTCTGCAGCAAGGTGGGGGCGGACGTGAACCGGGTGCGCCTGGGGATGGCCTGGGACGAGCGCATCGGGCCCAAGTTCCTCTTTCCGGGGGTGGGCTACGGCGGCTCGTGCTTCCCGAAGGACGTGAAGGCCATCATCTCGACGGCCGAGGAGCACGGCGCGAGCCTGAACATCCTCAAGTCGGTGGAGGCGGCCAACGAGCGCCAGAAGCGGCTCCTCGCCGAGCTGGTGCTCGCCGAGCTGGGCGGCAAGGCCGACGGGAAGGTGGTCGCGCTCTGGGGGCTGGCCTTCAAGCCGCAGACGGACGACGTGCGCGAGGCGCCGGCGCGGACGATCTGCAAGCTCCTCCTCGACGCGGGGGCCACGGTGCGGCTGCACGATCCGGTCGCGCGCCAGACCTTCGCGGCCGACCTGCCTCCGTCGAACCGCGTGATCTACTGCGACAGCAACTACGACGCGGCGCTCGGGGCGGACGCCCTGCTCCTCGTCACCGAGTGGCCCGCCTATAGGCGTCCGGACTTCCGGCGGGTGAAGTCGATGATGCGCACTCCGAGCCTCTACGACGGCCGGAACATCTGGGACGCGGAGATGGTGCGTGGGCTCGGATTCCGCTACGTGGGCATCGGGCAGAAGTAG